The Collimonas fungivorans Ter331 genome has a segment encoding these proteins:
- a CDS encoding nicotinate-nucleotide adenylyltransferase, with the protein MTSSQISRPRPCIAVLGGSFDPVHNGHVALAKYFVTLLAPDELRVIPAGNPWQKHGLEATPEQRVAMVERAFSQQSVPLVIDQQEIRRQTATYTIDTLQALRAELGPQASIVFLMGADQLQHLNTWQGWDRLFDYAHLGVASRPGFAMDESQVPAEVTREFTRRAATPEQIRQSAHGLTYLAKNLAVDISATEIRAALHNAKRPDTLVPAAVLDYIEQHHLYKN; encoded by the coding sequence ATGACATCTAGCCAGATTTCTCGTCCCAGGCCATGCATTGCAGTGCTCGGCGGCAGTTTCGATCCGGTCCATAATGGCCATGTCGCGCTGGCGAAGTACTTTGTGACCTTGTTGGCGCCGGACGAATTGCGGGTGATTCCTGCCGGCAACCCGTGGCAGAAACATGGACTGGAAGCCACGCCGGAACAGCGGGTGGCGATGGTGGAGCGCGCATTCAGCCAGCAAAGCGTGCCCCTGGTCATCGACCAACAGGAAATCCGGCGGCAAACCGCGACGTATACGATAGATACGCTGCAAGCCTTGCGGGCGGAACTGGGGCCGCAGGCGTCCATCGTGTTCCTGATGGGGGCCGACCAGCTGCAGCACTTGAACACCTGGCAAGGCTGGGACCGCCTGTTTGACTATGCCCATCTGGGCGTTGCTTCGCGGCCCGGGTTTGCCATGGACGAATCGCAGGTTCCAGCCGAGGTCACGCGCGAATTCACACGCCGCGCTGCTACCCCGGAACAGATTCGCCAGAGCGCGCACGGTTTGACTTACCTGGCGAAAAACCTGGCTGTAGACATTTCGGCAACGGAAATTCGTGCCGCGCTGCACAATGCAAAACGACCCGACACGCTGGTCCCGGCAGCAGTACTGGACTATATTGAACAACATCATCTCTATAAGAATTAA
- a CDS encoding glycosyltransferase family 9 protein: protein MAQPNKRLAVIAFKARIRNRIGNARHKLYQMLYCNRRVRFKKGNSEHHEAQFNFEFLRPFGFDTIPELPVISALYDFDVPQNPEINQLLQPYRFNLILHTKSNGHGREWPIKHYATLARQLSQYPDTHLWLTGSAAEGQWLAEHAEELLELQNVGNLCGKYTLDQLSSLINAADGLIASGTGPLHISAALGQRTLGLFPPTRPMHPGRWAPLGKRAQALSLPISCAGCKDSKAATCACMENITPESVAEIVLRWRQEALAEKFSSLAISAISD, encoded by the coding sequence TTGGCGCAGCCGAACAAACGCCTTGCGGTCATAGCGTTCAAAGCCCGCATCCGCAACCGTATCGGCAACGCGCGCCATAAGCTGTACCAGATGCTGTATTGCAACCGCCGGGTACGATTCAAGAAAGGGAATTCCGAGCATCATGAAGCGCAATTCAATTTTGAATTCCTGCGCCCGTTCGGCTTTGACACGATCCCCGAACTGCCTGTCATTTCAGCCCTGTACGATTTCGACGTCCCGCAGAATCCTGAAATAAACCAGCTGCTCCAGCCATATCGCTTCAATCTGATCCTTCATACAAAATCGAACGGCCATGGGCGCGAGTGGCCCATCAAGCACTACGCGACGCTTGCCCGGCAGTTGAGCCAATACCCGGATACCCATCTGTGGCTGACCGGCAGTGCCGCCGAAGGACAGTGGCTAGCCGAGCACGCCGAGGAATTGCTGGAATTGCAGAATGTAGGCAACCTGTGCGGCAAGTACACCTTAGACCAGCTCAGCTCGCTGATTAACGCCGCCGACGGCTTGATTGCAAGCGGCACCGGTCCGCTCCATATCTCTGCCGCCCTGGGCCAGCGCACGCTCGGCTTGTTTCCGCCGACGCGCCCGATGCATCCGGGGCGCTGGGCGCCGCTGGGAAAACGGGCGCAAGCCCTGTCCCTGCCGATCAGCTGCGCCGGTTGCAAGGATAGCAAGGCCGCGACTTGCGCCTGCATGGAAAACATCACCCCTGAAAGTGTCGCCGAGATCGTTTTGCGATGGCGGCAAGAAGCGTTGGCGGAAAAATTCTCCAGCCTGGCTATTTCCGCTATTTCTGATTAA
- the hemF gene encoding oxygen-dependent coproporphyrinogen oxidase, with protein sequence MSSNITAGNPASAVKSYLLDLQARIVAALEQIDGKPFGSDQWQRAEGGGGNSRIIEEGNVLERGGVGFSHVMGKSLPPSAAANRPELAGRQWEAMGVSLVMHPRNPFAPTVHMNVRFFIASAEGQEPVWWFGGGIDLTPYYGFTEDVEHFHRGCRDALAPFDDGAEPKLYPRFKQWCDDYFYLKHRKEPRGVGGIFFDDFNQLGFEQSFAMMQSVGNAFIPAYAPILARRKDIPYGETERDFQAYRRGRYVEFNLVYDRGTLFGLQSGGRTESILMSMPPVVKWRYNWQPAAGSPEARLYTDFLIHREWV encoded by the coding sequence ATGAGCTCAAACATCACAGCCGGCAATCCGGCCAGCGCCGTCAAATCCTATCTGCTCGACCTGCAGGCGCGCATCGTCGCAGCGCTGGAGCAGATCGACGGCAAGCCGTTCGGCAGCGACCAGTGGCAGCGCGCCGAGGGCGGCGGCGGCAACTCGCGCATCATCGAAGAAGGCAATGTGCTGGAGCGCGGCGGCGTCGGTTTCTCGCACGTAATGGGCAAGAGCCTGCCGCCGTCGGCGGCCGCCAACCGTCCCGAGCTGGCCGGCCGCCAGTGGGAAGCGATGGGCGTGTCGCTGGTGATGCATCCGCGCAACCCGTTTGCCCCTACCGTCCACATGAACGTGCGCTTCTTCATCGCCAGCGCAGAAGGCCAGGAACCGGTCTGGTGGTTCGGCGGCGGCATCGACCTGACGCCGTATTACGGTTTTACGGAAGACGTCGAGCATTTCCACCGAGGCTGCCGTGATGCCCTGGCCCCTTTCGACGACGGCGCCGAGCCGAAACTGTACCCGCGCTTCAAGCAATGGTGCGACGACTACTTCTACCTGAAGCACCGCAAGGAACCGCGCGGGGTCGGCGGCATTTTTTTCGACGATTTCAACCAGCTTGGCTTCGAACAGAGCTTCGCCATGATGCAAAGCGTCGGCAATGCCTTCATCCCGGCATATGCCCCGATCCTGGCACGGCGCAAGGATATTCCCTACGGCGAAACCGAGCGCGATTTCCAGGCATATCGCCGCGGCCGTTATGTCGAGTTCAATTTAGTGTATGATCGCGGCACTTTGTTCGGTCTGCAATCCGGAGGGCGCACCGAGTCCATCCTGATGTCGATGCCGCCCGTGGTCAAGTGGCGTTATAACTGGCAACCGGCGGCAGGAAGCCCTGAAGCCAGGCTGTACACCGATTTTCTGATCCATCGCGAGTGGGTGTGA
- a CDS encoding glycosyltransferase family 9 protein yields the protein MTAQLVPAEILKKTDKILFIAHLALGDFTYLQNCFQAFAQAYPHIKIHIWVDEVRRTKNTAAWPFLKKYALYDWLAECPFVAKIYRQTYSPALFEESIVEAQKQQYPLVVSLSTLRPPMYATLARQISPQGFVAGMKKPAGILALHKRLAYRKLDAAFDPDRVAQRGVHISEVYAAWFHRLFGMDSAATSRQPFVRIPDQWSRYAQEQLKLWGFERDRRQSANPAKLVFINPYAKTRKRCWPLERVVELVAAIRAQDSWKDTRFIVNVVPEEMAQARTFFDGHAVERLQLFSAQENFFQLPAMLRECDLIISVETAVMHLANAVQVPVIALMRQKNPEWAPIDKENSIVITTANRRDWVKAITVAQVIAVLNQK from the coding sequence ATGACAGCACAACTCGTTCCGGCCGAAATATTAAAGAAAACAGATAAAATCCTGTTCATCGCCCATCTTGCCCTCGGCGATTTCACTTATCTGCAAAATTGTTTCCAAGCCTTTGCGCAAGCCTACCCGCATATCAAGATCCATATATGGGTGGATGAAGTGCGCCGCACCAAGAACACCGCAGCATGGCCCTTCCTGAAGAAATATGCCTTGTATGATTGGCTGGCGGAATGTCCTTTTGTCGCCAAGATCTACCGGCAGACCTATAGTCCCGCGCTGTTTGAAGAATCAATCGTAGAGGCGCAAAAACAGCAATACCCGCTGGTGGTGTCGCTGTCGACCTTGAGGCCGCCGATGTATGCGACGCTGGCGCGCCAGATCAGTCCGCAAGGTTTTGTAGCCGGAATGAAAAAACCGGCCGGCATCCTCGCGCTGCATAAACGCCTGGCTTACCGCAAACTGGATGCCGCTTTTGATCCTGACCGCGTGGCGCAGCGGGGAGTGCATATCAGCGAGGTATATGCGGCCTGGTTCCATCGTTTGTTCGGCATGGACAGCGCAGCAACGTCACGCCAGCCTTTCGTACGCATCCCGGATCAATGGAGCCGGTATGCGCAGGAACAGCTGAAGCTGTGGGGTTTTGAGCGCGACCGCCGACAATCCGCCAATCCGGCCAAGCTGGTTTTCATCAATCCCTACGCCAAGACCCGCAAGCGTTGCTGGCCGCTGGAACGGGTGGTCGAACTGGTGGCGGCGATAAGAGCGCAAGACAGCTGGAAAGACACCCGTTTTATCGTCAACGTGGTGCCGGAAGAAATGGCGCAAGCCAGGACATTCTTCGACGGCCACGCGGTTGAGCGCTTGCAGCTGTTCAGCGCGCAGGAGAATTTTTTCCAGCTGCCGGCAATGCTGCGCGAGTGCGACCTGATCATCTCGGTTGAAACCGCGGTAATGCACTTGGCGAACGCAGTGCAAGTGCCGGTGATTGCGTTGATGCGCCAGAAAAATCCGGAGTGGGCGCCGATCGATAAGGAGAATAGCATCGTGATCACCACTGCAAACCGCCGAGACTGGGTGAAAGCGATTACGGTGGCTCAGGTGATCGCGGTTCTTAATCAGAAATAG
- the rlmH gene encoding 23S rRNA (pseudouridine(1915)-N(3))-methyltransferase RlmH — protein MQLIIAAVGHKMPAWIESGFGEYAKRMPPDCRIVLKEIKPVERSGSKTAETAMALERSRIEAVLPKGVRIVALDERGKDLTSVQLSQQLTQWQRDGRDVAFIIGGADGLDPEFKAGADSLLRISSLTLPHGMVRVLLAEQLYRAWSITQNHPYHRV, from the coding sequence ATGCAGCTCATCATCGCTGCGGTCGGCCATAAAATGCCGGCATGGATAGAAAGCGGATTCGGCGAGTATGCGAAACGCATGCCGCCGGACTGCCGCATCGTCCTCAAGGAAATCAAGCCGGTCGAACGTTCCGGCAGCAAGACCGCGGAAACCGCCATGGCGCTGGAACGCAGCCGGATCGAAGCGGTGCTGCCGAAAGGCGTGCGCATCGTCGCCCTCGACGAGCGCGGCAAAGACCTCACCAGCGTCCAGTTATCGCAGCAGCTGACCCAATGGCAGCGCGACGGGCGCGATGTCGCCTTCATCATCGGCGGCGCCGACGGCCTCGATCCCGAATTCAAGGCCGGCGCCGACAGCCTGCTGCGCATTTCCAGCCTGACGCTGCCGCACGGCATGGTCAGGGTGCTGCTGGCGGAACAGCTCTACCGGGCCTGGTCGATTACCCAGAATCATCCGTATCACCGGGTTTGA
- the purD gene encoding phosphoribosylamine--glycine ligase: MKILVVGSGGREHALAWKIAQSPRIQTVFVAPGNGGTALDQRLENINITDPAALADFVEREHVALTVVGPETPLAAGIVNIFRNRGLKIFGPTREAAQLESSKDFAKSFMQRHHIPTAEYQTFSDVGAAHQYIDQKGAPIVIKADGLAAGKGVVVAMTVEEAHGAVDMMLSDNRLGDAGARVVIEEFLAGEEASFIVMVDGKNILPLATSQDHKRLKDDDQGPNTGGMGAYSPAPIVTPALHARVMREIITPTVQGMAKDGIPFSGFLYAGLMIDDKGNPKTLEFNCRMGDPETQPIMARLKTDLLTVMEHAVNGTLDTIELEWDRRTALGVVMAAAGYPDAPRKDDLITGIPAETVDTVTFHAGTTLNGERLTTAGGRVLCVVGLGDSVKMAQKQAYNVIDAIHFDGAQFRRDIGWRALKKHA, translated from the coding sequence ATGAAAATTCTCGTAGTGGGCTCTGGCGGCCGTGAGCATGCCCTGGCGTGGAAAATCGCCCAATCACCGCGTATCCAGACCGTCTTCGTGGCGCCCGGCAACGGCGGCACGGCGCTCGACCAGCGCCTGGAAAACATCAACATCACCGATCCGGCCGCGCTGGCCGATTTTGTCGAGCGCGAACATGTCGCGCTCACCGTGGTCGGCCCGGAAACCCCGCTGGCGGCCGGCATCGTGAATATTTTCCGCAATCGCGGCCTGAAGATTTTCGGACCGACGCGGGAAGCGGCGCAGCTGGAAAGCTCCAAGGATTTCGCCAAGTCGTTCATGCAGCGGCACCACATCCCGACCGCTGAATACCAGACCTTCTCGGACGTCGGCGCCGCCCACCAGTACATCGACCAGAAAGGCGCTCCTATCGTCATCAAGGCCGACGGCCTGGCTGCCGGCAAGGGCGTGGTAGTCGCCATGACCGTCGAAGAAGCGCACGGCGCGGTCGACATGATGCTGTCCGATAATCGCCTCGGCGACGCCGGCGCGCGCGTGGTGATCGAAGAATTCCTGGCCGGCGAGGAAGCCAGCTTCATCGTCATGGTCGACGGCAAGAACATCTTGCCGCTGGCCACCAGCCAGGACCACAAACGCCTCAAGGATGACGACCAGGGCCCGAACACCGGCGGCATGGGTGCTTATTCGCCGGCGCCTATCGTGACGCCGGCGCTGCACGCCCGCGTCATGCGCGAAATCATCACACCCACCGTGCAAGGCATGGCCAAGGACGGCATTCCGTTCAGCGGCTTCCTGTATGCCGGCCTGATGATCGACGACAAGGGCAATCCAAAGACACTGGAGTTCAACTGCCGCATGGGCGATCCGGAAACCCAGCCTATCATGGCGCGTCTCAAGACCGACCTGCTGACAGTGATGGAACACGCCGTCAACGGCACGCTGGACACGATCGAGCTCGAGTGGGACCGCCGCACTGCGCTCGGCGTGGTGATGGCCGCGGCCGGTTATCCCGACGCTCCGCGCAAGGACGACCTGATTACCGGGATTCCCGCCGAGACAGTCGACACCGTGACCTTCCACGCCGGCACCACCCTGAACGGCGAGCGCCTGACCACTGCCGGCGGCCGCGTGCTGTGCGTGGTGGGTCTGGGCGACAGCGTCAAGATGGCGCAGAAGCAAGCCTACAACGTGATTGACGCGATTCATTTCGACGGCGCGCAGTTCCGCCGCGACATCGGCTGGCGGGCATTGAAGAAGCATGCCTGA
- a CDS encoding YebC/PmpR family DNA-binding transcriptional regulator: protein MAGHSKWANIKHKKAATDAKRGKIWTRLIKEITVAARMGGGDIDANPRLRLAVDKASDANMPKDNVTRAIQRGSGGLEGVNYEEVRYEGYGINGAAIIVDCMTDNRIRTVAEVRHAFSKFGGNMGTEGSVAFMFKHCGQLLFAPGTNEDALMEAALEAGAEDVITDDEGGIEVISAPHDFAALKGALEKSGFKAEMAEIIMKPATETVFAGDDAIKMQKLLDALENLDDVQEIYSNAVIED from the coding sequence ATGGCTGGACACAGCAAATGGGCCAATATTAAGCACAAGAAGGCCGCCACCGATGCCAAGCGCGGAAAAATCTGGACTCGCCTGATCAAGGAAATCACGGTTGCGGCCCGCATGGGCGGCGGCGACATCGACGCCAACCCGCGCCTGCGGCTGGCGGTTGACAAGGCATCCGACGCCAATATGCCGAAGGATAACGTAACCCGCGCCATCCAGCGCGGCAGCGGCGGCCTGGAAGGCGTCAACTATGAAGAAGTGCGCTATGAAGGCTACGGCATCAACGGCGCCGCCATCATTGTCGATTGCATGACTGACAACAGAATCCGCACCGTGGCCGAAGTGCGTCACGCGTTTTCCAAGTTCGGCGGCAACATGGGCACCGAAGGTTCCGTGGCTTTCATGTTCAAGCATTGCGGCCAGCTGCTGTTCGCACCGGGCACCAATGAGGACGCCCTGATGGAAGCCGCGCTGGAAGCCGGCGCCGAGGACGTCATCACCGACGACGAAGGCGGCATTGAAGTTATTTCCGCACCGCATGATTTTGCCGCGCTCAAGGGAGCGCTGGAAAAATCCGGCTTCAAGGCCGAGATGGCGGAAATCATCATGAAGCCGGCGACCGAAACCGTGTTCGCCGGCGACGATGCGATCAAGATGCAAAAGCTGCTCGACGCCCTGGAAAACCTGGACGACGTGCAAGAAATCTACAGCAACGCAGTAATCGAAGACTGA
- a CDS encoding Maf family protein translates to MKNPYQKIYLASKSPRRRELLRQIGVAFELLLLRDQTPRGPDVSEEVLPHEAPQAYVARVTMEKARAAQQMMVWRSLPVRPILAADTTVTIDGQILGKPADKAEAGAMLRRLSGRSHQVLTSIAVIHGEQSWQLTQVSDVLFQELTEAMIEAYCDTSEPYDKAGAYGIQGPAAIFIESIRGSHSGIMGLPLFETAQLLQQAGIRIL, encoded by the coding sequence ATGAAAAATCCTTACCAGAAAATCTACCTTGCCTCAAAAAGCCCGCGCCGGCGGGAGCTGCTGCGGCAGATCGGCGTCGCATTCGAATTGCTCTTGCTGCGCGACCAGACGCCGCGCGGCCCCGACGTCAGCGAGGAAGTCTTGCCGCATGAAGCGCCGCAGGCCTATGTCGCCCGGGTGACCATGGAAAAAGCCCGCGCCGCGCAGCAGATGATGGTTTGGCGCAGCCTGCCGGTGCGGCCTATCCTGGCCGCCGACACCACGGTCACGATCGACGGCCAGATTCTTGGCAAGCCGGCCGATAAAGCCGAAGCCGGCGCCATGCTGCGGCGCTTGTCGGGACGCAGCCACCAGGTCCTTACCAGCATCGCCGTCATCCATGGCGAACAATCCTGGCAACTCACGCAGGTTTCGGATGTCTTATTCCAGGAGCTGACCGAGGCCATGATCGAAGCCTACTGCGACACCAGCGAGCCTTACGACAAGGCCGGCGCTTACGGCATCCAGGGACCGGCGGCGATTTTCATCGAAAGCATACGCGGCAGCCATTCAGGCATCATGGGCTTGCCTCTTTTTGAAACCGCGCAACTATTACAACAGGCAGGCATCCGCATTTTATGA
- the rsfS gene encoding ribosome silencing factor produces MDIKKLQSLVIDALEDVKAQDIRVYDTVHLTGLFDRIAIASGTSNRQTKALAASVRDKVKENGGTILSVEGEDTGEWVLVDMGDMVVHIMQPAIRAYYRLEEIWGDKEVKFGAAKRLSTQTAAEEAAPKKVSRHLTTSQALKAEDETPKKAPARKKPVKTDGAKKAVGKTIKVAPSKSSIPPKKTAAPKKAPAKKPAVKRAPAKKAAE; encoded by the coding sequence ATGGATATCAAAAAACTACAAAGTCTCGTCATCGATGCACTCGAAGACGTCAAAGCCCAAGACATCCGCGTCTACGACACGGTCCACCTGACCGGCCTGTTCGACCGAATCGCGATTGCTTCCGGCACCTCCAACCGCCAGACCAAGGCGCTGGCCGCCTCGGTGCGCGACAAGGTCAAGGAAAACGGCGGCACCATCCTCAGCGTCGAAGGTGAAGACACCGGCGAATGGGTGCTGGTCGACATGGGCGATATGGTGGTCCACATCATGCAGCCGGCGATCCGCGCTTATTACCGCCTGGAAGAAATCTGGGGCGATAAGGAAGTCAAGTTCGGCGCTGCCAAACGGCTTTCCACCCAGACGGCAGCTGAAGAAGCAGCGCCGAAGAAGGTTTCGCGCCACCTGACTACTTCGCAAGCATTGAAGGCGGAAGACGAAACACCGAAGAAGGCTCCTGCGCGCAAGAAACCGGTCAAGACTGACGGCGCCAAGAAGGCAGTCGGCAAAACCATCAAGGTAGCGCCGTCGAAGAGCTCGATCCCGCCGAAAAAGACAGCAGCGCCAAAAAAGGCCCCGGCCAAGAAGCCTGCCGTCAAGCGTGCTCCGGCCAAAAAAGCAGCTGAATAA
- the rng gene encoding ribonuclease G codes for MSEDILVNITPQETRVALIFQGAVQELHIERTLSRGLAGNIYLGKVVRVLPGMQSAFIDIGLERAAFLHVADIWETRAHDGQAAQQTPIEKMLFDGQSLTVQVVKDPIGTKGARLSTQISIAGRMLVYLPQDRHIGISQRIENEAERELLKDKVQKLLPPEEKGGFIIRTMAEDASEADLQMDIEYLRKTWSSITQLAKSKPAPTLLHQDLSLAQRVLRDFVNDETTTIQVDSRENFQKLQEFAATYTPSVTARLTHYTGERPLFDLYGVEEEIQEALSRRVPLKSGGYLIVDQTEAMTTIDVNTGSFVNGRNFDDTIFKTNLEAAHAIARQLRLRNLGGIIILDFIDMENGEHKSAVLAELHKALLRDRTKKSVSEFSALGLVEMTRKRTRESLAHILCEPCPACNGKGQVKTARTICYEILREVLREAKQFNPREFRILASQVVVDMFLEEESQHLAMLGDFIRKPISLQVETVYPQEQYDIILM; via the coding sequence ATGAGCGAAGACATCCTCGTCAACATCACCCCCCAGGAAACCCGTGTCGCCCTGATTTTCCAGGGCGCGGTGCAGGAACTGCACATCGAGCGCACCTTGTCGCGCGGCCTGGCCGGCAATATCTATCTGGGCAAAGTGGTCCGGGTGCTGCCCGGCATGCAATCGGCATTCATCGATATCGGACTGGAGCGCGCGGCCTTCCTGCACGTCGCCGACATCTGGGAAACCCGTGCCCACGACGGCCAGGCCGCCCAGCAGACGCCGATTGAAAAAATGCTGTTCGACGGCCAGTCGCTGACCGTGCAAGTGGTGAAAGATCCGATCGGCACCAAGGGGGCTAGGCTCTCAACCCAGATTTCGATCGCCGGCCGCATGCTGGTGTACCTGCCGCAAGACCGCCATATCGGCATTTCGCAGCGGATTGAAAACGAAGCCGAGCGCGAACTGCTGAAAGACAAGGTGCAAAAGCTGCTGCCGCCCGAGGAAAAAGGCGGTTTCATCATCCGCACCATGGCCGAAGATGCTTCCGAGGCCGACCTGCAGATGGACATCGAATATCTGCGCAAGACCTGGTCATCCATTACCCAGCTGGCGAAAAGCAAACCGGCGCCGACCTTGCTGCACCAGGACCTGAGCCTGGCGCAGCGCGTGCTGCGCGATTTCGTCAACGACGAAACCACCACCATCCAGGTCGACTCGCGCGAGAATTTCCAGAAACTGCAGGAGTTCGCCGCCACCTATACGCCGTCCGTCACCGCGCGGCTGACGCATTACACCGGCGAACGGCCCTTGTTCGACCTGTACGGCGTAGAAGAAGAAATCCAGGAAGCTCTGAGCCGGCGCGTGCCGCTCAAGTCCGGCGGCTACCTGATCGTCGACCAGACCGAAGCCATGACCACCATCGACGTCAACACTGGAAGCTTCGTCAACGGCCGCAATTTCGACGACACGATTTTCAAGACCAACCTGGAAGCGGCACACGCTATCGCGCGCCAGCTCAGGCTGCGCAACCTGGGCGGCATCATCATCCTCGATTTCATCGACATGGAGAATGGCGAGCACAAGAGCGCCGTGCTGGCCGAACTGCACAAAGCCCTGCTGCGCGACCGCACAAAAAAATCGGTATCGGAGTTTTCCGCGCTGGGCCTGGTGGAAATGACCCGCAAGCGCACCCGCGAATCGCTGGCGCACATCTTGTGCGAACCCTGCCCCGCCTGCAACGGCAAGGGCCAGGTCAAGACCGCGCGCACCATCTGTTACGAAATCCTGCGCGAAGTCTTGCGCGAAGCCAAGCAGTTCAACCCGCGCGAATTCCGCATCCTGGCGTCGCAGGTGGTGGTCGACATGTTCCTCGAAGAAGAATCCCAGCATCTGGCGATGCTGGGCGACTTCATCCGTAAACCGATTTCCCTGCAGGTGGAAACGGTTTATCCGCAGGAGCAGTACGACATCATCCTTATGTAA
- a CDS encoding glycosyltransferase family 8 protein has product MNNPSPTSPATADDSFHIAFCVDDHYCRSMGATIASIIANSPGVTFTFHVFAFALSEDNRKRFKQLEQMYQLKTHVHIIDPEVFKPFAHISQFSYYSPTIFTRLLIPSTLRGMCDKVLYLDADILCVGSMAELRDMDFGDSAAIVVPDADETTRRRCAALQLSSQKYFNSGVMYMHVENWMTQEITEKTILAILENGKEYRFPDQDALNVVLEGKIRYIDRKWNFLYDLIHDLEKDKRQMRDIGAVVFIHFAGAVKPWNDWCLHASTALFVKYQALSPWADLALDPAPRNYKEMRMYSRFLMKRGQVLDSFRWYMKYLSAR; this is encoded by the coding sequence ATGAATAACCCTTCACCGACTTCTCCTGCTACCGCCGACGATTCTTTCCACATCGCCTTCTGCGTCGACGACCATTATTGCCGCAGCATGGGAGCGACGATCGCCTCCATCATCGCCAACAGCCCCGGCGTGACGTTCACCTTCCATGTGTTTGCCTTTGCGCTGTCCGAAGACAACCGCAAGCGCTTCAAGCAGCTGGAGCAGATGTACCAGCTCAAGACGCACGTGCACATCATCGATCCGGAGGTATTCAAACCGTTCGCGCACATCTCGCAGTTCTCCTACTATTCGCCCACCATCTTCACACGCCTGCTGATTCCATCGACCTTACGCGGCATGTGCGACAAGGTGCTTTACCTGGATGCGGATATCCTGTGCGTCGGCAGCATGGCCGAGCTGCGAGACATGGATTTCGGCGACAGCGCGGCGATTGTCGTGCCCGATGCCGATGAGACCACCCGCAGGCGCTGCGCGGCCTTGCAGTTATCGTCGCAAAAATATTTCAATTCCGGTGTGATGTACATGCATGTCGAGAACTGGATGACGCAGGAAATCACCGAGAAGACCATTCTCGCCATCCTGGAAAACGGCAAGGAATACAGATTCCCCGACCAGGATGCGCTCAACGTGGTCCTGGAAGGAAAGATCCGCTACATCGACAGGAAATGGAATTTCCTCTACGACCTGATCCATGACCTGGAAAAGGACAAACGCCAGATGCGCGATATCGGCGCAGTAGTCTTCATCCATTTCGCCGGCGCGGTGAAACCCTGGAACGACTGGTGTTTGCATGCTTCCACGGCCTTGTTCGTGAAATACCAGGCGCTCTCCCCCTGGGCCGACCTGGCGCTTGACCCGGCGCCAAGGAACTATAAAGAAATGAGGATGTATTCCCGTTTCCTGATGAAACGCGGCCAAGTGCTGGACAGTTTCAGGTGGTACATGAAATACCTTTCCGCCAGGTAA